The genomic stretch TGGACAAAGGTTGTTCCTGTATTGTCACTCATCATCCCGTGATATTCGAGCCCCTTAGAAAGATCGAGACCCGGACGCCCTTAGGGGGAAAGATACTGGCCTGCCTTGAAAACCGTCTTTCCGTCATTTCGTCGCACACAAACTGGGACATAAGCCCCCTGGGGGTCAACAGGGTCCTGGCCGAACTGCTCGGCCTGGAAGGAATGTCGCCCCTGGATGATA from Thermovirga sp. encodes the following:
- a CDS encoding Nif3-like dinuclear metal center hexameric protein, which encodes MLRVRDVIEGIETFAPFSSCCEWDNSGLQIGCLDWEVTRLAVSLDLTYRAIDEALDKGCSCIVTHHPVIFEPLRKIETRTPLGGKILACLENRLSVISSHTNWDISPLGVNRVLAELLGLEGMSPLDD